The Caulifigura coniformis genome includes a region encoding these proteins:
- a CDS encoding ArsR/SmtB family transcription factor, producing MARAATTSDAFNAIAEPRRREIIGLLADGGTLTVNEIVERLRLPQPAVSKHLGVLREVGLVSAEKQGQHRRYRLTPQELKAVHDWVKTFERFWTNQIDRIKERAERIAAERAANKPV from the coding sequence ATGGCAAGAGCAGCAACGACATCCGACGCCTTCAACGCCATCGCCGAGCCGCGAAGACGCGAAATCATCGGCCTCCTCGCCGACGGCGGAACGCTGACGGTGAACGAGATCGTTGAACGGCTGCGACTTCCGCAGCCTGCCGTCTCCAAGCATCTCGGCGTGTTGCGCGAAGTGGGCCTCGTCTCTGCGGAAAAGCAGGGGCAGCACCGCCGCTATCGCCTGACCCCCCAGGAGCTCAAAGCCGTGCACGACTGGGTCAAAACGTTTGAACGGTTCTGGACAAACCAGATTGACCGCATCAAGGAACGCGCCGAGCGGATCGCCGCCGAACGCGCCGCCAACAAGCCCGTTTAA
- a CDS encoding SRPBCC family protein, translating to MMLTPETAIQTLEVIKTEEIKAPVDVVFESILAILGPESQMGHKAFPMTFEAWPGGRWFRDLGNNAGHLWGHVQVIKPPTLIEICGPMFMSYPAASHLQYRITADGPTSRLQLTHKAFGLIPKEHREGVNEGWANEVAEIRARAERLAKKK from the coding sequence ATGATGCTGACTCCCGAGACGGCCATTCAGACCCTGGAAGTCATCAAGACGGAAGAGATCAAGGCCCCCGTCGATGTCGTCTTCGAGTCGATCCTCGCCATCCTCGGCCCGGAAAGTCAGATGGGACACAAGGCGTTCCCGATGACGTTCGAGGCCTGGCCTGGAGGTCGCTGGTTTCGTGATCTGGGCAACAACGCGGGGCACCTCTGGGGGCACGTCCAGGTCATCAAGCCCCCGACGCTCATCGAGATCTGCGGCCCGATGTTCATGTCGTATCCGGCCGCTTCTCACCTGCAGTACCGCATCACGGCCGACGGCCCGACGAGCCGCCTGCAGCTGACGCACAAGGCGTTCGGCCTGATTCCCAAAGAGCATCGCGAAGGGGTCAACGAGGGCTGGGCGAACGAAGTCGCGGAGATCCGCGCCCGCGCCGAGCGTCTCGCGAAGAAGAAGTAA
- a CDS encoding DinB family protein, which produces MKALELIQWALEFTEAGLTRLVSDMRDRPLTQPTSAGGNHPLWVLGHLAYSEGFASEILFGEPNPLQHWAKLFAPGSQPTTNPADYPSFDELLNTFREMRAKNLVRLKEIGEAGLDAKPENVPEPFKDVMTSVGKTYLLLALHQNVHYGEVCDARRVAGLKPLM; this is translated from the coding sequence ATGAAGGCACTCGAACTGATTCAGTGGGCACTCGAGTTCACTGAGGCAGGACTCACCCGGCTCGTTTCCGACATGCGGGATCGACCGCTGACGCAGCCCACCTCCGCGGGGGGCAACCATCCTCTCTGGGTGCTGGGACACCTGGCCTACAGTGAAGGCTTCGCGTCCGAGATTCTGTTCGGCGAGCCCAATCCACTGCAGCACTGGGCGAAGCTGTTTGCGCCCGGCAGTCAGCCGACCACCAATCCGGCCGACTATCCGTCGTTCGACGAGCTTCTGAACACCTTCCGCGAGATGCGGGCGAAGAACCTGGTTCGCCTGAAAGAGATCGGCGAGGCCGGGCTTGATGCAAAGCCGGAGAATGTCCCGGAGCCGTTCAAGGACGTCATGACGTCCGTGGGCAAGACATACCTGCTGCTCGCGCTCCACCAGAACGTGCACTACGGCGAAGTCTGTGATGCCCGGCGCGTCGCCGGGCTCAAGCCGTTGATGTAG
- a CDS encoding DUF899 domain-containing protein: MSAPPAVVSRQEWLKARMDLLQKEKEFTRLKDEVAAQRRKLPWVKVEKAYRFETERGAQSLADLFAGRSQLIVYHFMYGPEWEGPCPSCSFIADHFDGLIPHLNARDVTLTAISRAPLAKLKALQARLDWRFPWVSSGPGDFNYDMHVSFTPEEIGRGEVEYNYAKGPTPVEDLPGCSVFAKDETGQVYHTYSSYARGCDILLGAYNFLDLTPKGRNEEGLAFDMAWVRLHDEYGPGYKVDPAAGYSPPKGSCCHPVEVTT, encoded by the coding sequence ATGTCTGCTCCTCCCGCAGTTGTCTCCCGTCAGGAATGGCTCAAGGCCCGCATGGATCTGCTCCAGAAGGAGAAGGAGTTCACGCGGCTCAAGGACGAGGTCGCGGCCCAGCGACGGAAGCTTCCGTGGGTGAAGGTCGAGAAGGCCTATCGCTTCGAAACTGAACGAGGCGCGCAGTCGCTCGCCGACCTCTTCGCCGGCCGCAGTCAGCTCATTGTCTACCACTTCATGTACGGGCCGGAATGGGAAGGGCCGTGTCCGAGTTGCAGCTTCATCGCCGATCACTTCGATGGACTCATTCCTCATCTCAATGCCCGCGATGTGACTCTCACCGCCATCTCCCGCGCGCCGCTGGCGAAGCTCAAGGCGTTGCAGGCCAGGCTCGACTGGAGGTTCCCCTGGGTTTCGTCCGGACCGGGCGACTTCAACTACGACATGCACGTCTCGTTCACGCCCGAAGAGATCGGTCGCGGTGAGGTCGAATACAACTATGCCAAGGGCCCGACACCCGTCGAGGACCTCCCCGGTTGCAGCGTGTTCGCGAAAGACGAGACGGGGCAGGTTTATCACACCTACTCATCCTATGCCCGCGGGTGCGACATCCTGCTGGGGGCCTATAACTTCCTCGACCTCACGCCGAAGGGACGCAACGAAGAGGGGCTCGCTTTCGACATGGCGTGGGTCCGCCTGCACGACGAGTACGGCCCCGGTTACAAGGTCGACCCGGCTGCGGGCTATTCCCCGCCGAAGGGCTCCTGCTGTCACCCCGTCGAGGTGACGACATGA
- a CDS encoding glyoxalase superfamily protein has protein sequence MSDPIAVQQTIPILRIFDVAKAREFYVDYLGMTVDWEHQFAGVSPVYMQVSRGGLTLHLSEHHGDCCPGSTVFVWMTGIEEFHRQLMEKKYGYLRPGLETTFYDAKLVQVTDPFGNRIRFNERLSAPEG, from the coding sequence ATGAGCGATCCGATTGCAGTGCAGCAGACAATCCCAATCCTGCGGATCTTCGATGTCGCGAAGGCCCGCGAGTTCTACGTCGACTACCTGGGAATGACGGTCGACTGGGAACATCAGTTCGCGGGCGTCTCGCCGGTCTACATGCAGGTGTCGCGCGGCGGATTGACGCTGCACCTGTCCGAGCATCATGGCGATTGCTGCCCGGGCTCGACGGTGTTTGTCTGGATGACCGGAATCGAAGAGTTCCATCGCCAGTTGATGGAAAAGAAATACGGATACCTGCGGCCGGGCCTGGAGACGACGTTCTACGACGCGAAGCTGGTTCAGGTGACCGATCCGTTCGGGAACCGGATCCGGTTCAACGAGCGTCTTTCGGCGCCAGAGGGCTGA
- a CDS encoding serine hydrolase domain-containing protein → MPRFAALVCLVLTSTAVAGDSKALPRSSPEAQGMNSAVVRQFIEKAHQKVDTLHSVMIVRHGQVVAEGWWAPEAADKRHVMHSLSKSFTSTAVGLAIAEGKLDLFDPVLKFFPEEAPEKPSENLKKMRVRDLLTMATGHDTQPKRDADTNWVKEFLAHPVPYKPGTHFMYNSMGTYMASAIVQKVTGQTVLDYLTPRLFEPLGIENPEWEMSPQGVSVGGWGLWIRTEDIAKFGQLYLQKGTWNGKQLVPAEWIELATSKQMSNGSDPTKDWDQGYGFQFWRCRHNAYRGDGARGQFCVVLPDQDAVIAITSDTGDLQGELNVVWDELLPAFESSTLPENRVELEKLRQGLTGLKVRHETVKK, encoded by the coding sequence ATGCCTCGATTCGCTGCGCTCGTGTGCCTGGTCCTGACTTCGACAGCCGTTGCGGGTGATTCGAAGGCGTTGCCGCGGAGTAGTCCTGAGGCGCAGGGAATGAACTCGGCCGTCGTGCGGCAGTTCATCGAGAAGGCGCACCAGAAAGTCGACACGCTGCACAGCGTGATGATCGTGCGGCATGGCCAGGTCGTGGCCGAAGGATGGTGGGCGCCGGAAGCGGCCGACAAACGACACGTGATGCATTCGCTGAGCAAGAGCTTCACGTCGACGGCGGTCGGGCTGGCGATCGCCGAAGGCAAGCTCGACCTCTTCGACCCGGTGCTCAAGTTCTTCCCGGAGGAGGCACCGGAAAAGCCGTCCGAAAATCTGAAGAAGATGCGGGTCCGCGACCTGCTCACGATGGCGACCGGACATGACACACAGCCGAAACGCGATGCCGACACCAACTGGGTGAAGGAATTCCTGGCCCACCCGGTTCCGTACAAGCCGGGAACGCACTTCATGTACAACTCGATGGGGACGTATATGGCGTCGGCGATCGTGCAGAAGGTGACGGGGCAGACGGTTCTGGACTACCTGACTCCGCGCCTGTTCGAGCCTCTGGGCATCGAGAATCCGGAATGGGAAATGAGCCCGCAGGGAGTGTCGGTCGGCGGGTGGGGCCTGTGGATCCGGACCGAGGACATCGCGAAGTTCGGACAGCTCTACCTGCAGAAGGGGACGTGGAACGGCAAACAGCTGGTGCCGGCCGAGTGGATCGAACTCGCGACATCGAAGCAGATGTCGAACGGCAGCGATCCGACGAAGGACTGGGACCAGGGTTACGGCTTCCAGTTCTGGCGCTGCCGTCACAACGCCTACAGGGGAGATGGCGCGCGGGGGCAGTTCTGCGTCGTGCTGCCGGACCAGGACGCCGTGATCGCCATCACGTCCGATACGGGGGACCTCCAGGGCGAGCTGAACGTCGTCTGGGACGAACTGCTGCCGGCATTTGAGTCGTCGACTTTGCCCGAGAATCGGGTCGAACTCGAGAAGCTGCGGCAGGGGCTGACTGGGCTGAAGGTTCGCCACGAAACCGTCAAGAAGTAG
- a CDS encoding YifB family Mg chelatase-like AAA ATPase — protein MLAKLHTYSLFGIDARRVDAEVDISPASLPRTTIVGMADSAVKESIHRIERALVNSGYTRPVDRIVINLSPADFPKEAPSFDLPIALGILAASGQLASEKFDDYAAVGELALDGSTRSVRGTLSMALQAKADGRKGLVVPVVNVTEAAVVDGIEIIPIGSLAEAVGFFTGHLDIEPAPFSWEQAVASHAGYGVDYADVKGQESAKRAVTVAAAGRHHLLMIGSPGTGKTLLAQRLATILPDLVPEESLETTRIWSATGRLNGGESLVLTRPFRNPHHTISEAGLVGGGSTPAPGEISLAHHGVLFLDELPEFSRSTLEVLRQPLEDQRVTISRAIGSVTFPANLMLVAAMNPCPCGFRGDPKRHCSCNPIQVEKYLTRISGPLLDRIDIHIEVPPVPFRELSNDKQGTDSRTIREKVIEARGIQKKRFDNDPLAFNGRMTPRQIRKFCRLESAAESLLKTAMEEMGLSARAHDKILRVSRTIADLDRSDAITQNHISEAINYRTLDRTYWRS, from the coding sequence ATGCTTGCCAAGCTGCATACGTACTCCCTGTTCGGAATCGATGCGCGGCGGGTCGACGCGGAAGTCGATATCTCCCCCGCATCGCTTCCCCGGACGACGATCGTCGGCATGGCCGATTCGGCGGTCAAGGAGAGCATTCATCGCATCGAACGGGCCCTCGTCAACAGCGGCTACACCCGGCCCGTCGACCGTATCGTCATCAATCTCTCGCCGGCCGACTTCCCGAAAGAGGCCCCGTCATTCGACCTCCCGATCGCGCTCGGAATCCTTGCCGCCTCGGGTCAGCTCGCATCGGAGAAGTTCGACGACTATGCCGCCGTCGGAGAGCTCGCGCTCGACGGCTCGACGCGCTCCGTTCGCGGCACGCTCTCCATGGCTCTTCAGGCCAAGGCCGACGGCCGCAAAGGGCTCGTCGTCCCGGTGGTGAACGTCACCGAAGCGGCCGTTGTCGATGGCATCGAAATCATCCCCATCGGCTCACTGGCGGAAGCTGTCGGATTCTTCACCGGTCATCTCGACATCGAACCTGCTCCGTTCAGCTGGGAGCAGGCGGTCGCGTCCCATGCCGGATACGGCGTCGACTACGCGGATGTGAAAGGCCAGGAATCGGCCAAGCGCGCCGTCACCGTCGCCGCAGCCGGAAGACATCACCTGCTGATGATCGGATCGCCAGGAACCGGAAAGACGCTCCTCGCTCAGCGGCTCGCCACCATCCTTCCCGATCTTGTCCCTGAGGAGAGTCTCGAAACCACCCGCATCTGGAGCGCCACGGGCCGGCTCAACGGTGGGGAATCGCTCGTCCTGACCCGGCCGTTCCGGAACCCTCATCACACGATTTCCGAAGCCGGCCTCGTTGGAGGCGGAAGCACTCCGGCCCCGGGAGAGATCAGCCTCGCCCATCATGGCGTGCTGTTTCTCGATGAACTCCCGGAGTTCAGCCGCAGCACCCTCGAAGTGCTGCGGCAGCCATTGGAAGACCAGCGCGTCACCATCTCGCGGGCCATCGGCTCAGTGACGTTTCCCGCCAACCTGATGCTCGTCGCGGCCATGAACCCATGCCCCTGCGGGTTCCGAGGCGACCCGAAACGTCACTGCAGCTGCAATCCCATTCAGGTCGAGAAGTACCTCACCCGCATCAGCGGCCCATTGCTCGACCGCATCGACATCCATATCGAAGTCCCGCCCGTTCCGTTCCGCGAACTCTCCAATGACAAGCAGGGCACCGACAGCCGGACAATCCGCGAAAAGGTGATCGAGGCCCGCGGCATCCAGAAGAAGCGATTCGACAACGACCCGCTCGCCTTCAACGGCCGGATGACTCCGCGGCAGATCCGGAAGTTCTGCCGGCTCGAGTCGGCAGCAGAATCGCTTCTGAAAACGGCCATGGAGGAGATGGGGCTGAGCGCCCGGGCCCACGACAAGATCCTCCGCGTGAGTCGCACGATCGCCGACCTCGATCGCAGCGACGCGATCACGCAGAACCACATCAGCGAAGCGATCAACTATCGCACTCTCGATCGCACCTACTGGCGAAGCTGA
- a CDS encoding methyltransferase domain-containing protein, which translates to MIQLGFKHGLVGLARNQAHRVLGGAIRGGHRVAEWSEDERRGHCLGIARTFEPFLGDVRGQVGLEIGPGDNLGVCERLLELGCSKMYAVEKFSHPTAVPANAILIRQQVEEMELPEPVDFAIANDVFEHVDSVFESTRRVFNALRPGGVFVNSVDLRAHNMFARPGRPLDHLTAPDWLYSLLTSHIVTSNRVRRVDLVNAALDCGFQIEEMWSLASAEEGYLRSLRGHLQPRYQQLSDDELSVLQVLLVLRRPL; encoded by the coding sequence ATGATCCAGCTCGGCTTCAAACATGGCCTTGTCGGCCTGGCCCGAAACCAGGCCCACCGCGTTCTGGGCGGAGCAATTCGCGGTGGACACCGGGTTGCGGAATGGTCGGAAGATGAGCGACGGGGACACTGCCTGGGCATCGCACGGACGTTCGAGCCGTTTCTCGGCGACGTGCGGGGGCAGGTCGGCCTGGAGATTGGTCCGGGAGACAATCTTGGCGTCTGCGAGCGGCTGCTGGAGCTGGGATGCTCGAAGATGTACGCCGTCGAAAAGTTCTCGCATCCGACGGCAGTTCCGGCCAACGCGATCCTGATCCGCCAGCAGGTCGAGGAAATGGAGCTTCCGGAGCCGGTCGATTTCGCGATCGCGAACGACGTGTTCGAGCACGTCGACAGTGTGTTCGAGAGCACGCGGCGTGTGTTCAATGCGCTTCGCCCTGGCGGAGTGTTCGTGAACTCGGTCGACCTGCGGGCGCACAACATGTTTGCCCGGCCGGGACGCCCGCTCGATCATCTCACGGCTCCGGACTGGCTATACTCGCTGCTGACGTCGCACATCGTGACGAGCAACCGGGTCCGCCGCGTGGACCTGGTCAACGCGGCCTTGGACTGCGGCTTCCAGATCGAAGAAATGTGGTCGCTCGCCTCGGCGGAAGAGGGCTACCTCCGCAGCCTGCGCGGCCACCTTCAGCCGCGCTACCAGCAGCTTTCCGATGACGAGCTTTCGGTGCTGCAGGTGCTGCTGGTATTACGACGGCCCCTCTGA
- a CDS encoding sigma-54-dependent transcriptional regulator: protein MIVDRAVRILVADDEPLFLRTTVSLLEKAGFECRGAPHGHAALEMLQREKFDLILSDLDMPGNSQLEVLHRSRETWPDIPLVVITGAPSLPSAIESLRLGIADYLLKPVKYDDLLQVVRKALTNSAANQTPVPKNTPADSARSKSIGLIGECPPMLAVREMIERSAASDANVLITGPSGTGKELVAESIHRQSRRSGRPFQVVDCTAIPESLFESVLFGHARGAFTGAVRDQPGLLLNADGGTVFLDEIGELPAVQQAKLLRVIQTQSFTPVGMAQQRQVDVRFLCATNVDLDAEVDAGRFRGDLFYRLAVIHIEMPSLKARGDDVVRLAEHFLVTLRPECSPVRGFSPEVIALFREYNWPGNVRELRNAVERGHALCKGTAIVPEDLPPAIRERTPPSATSNESRAEALLEAEKHYLIGLLKEQKGNIAGCSRAAKVSRQCLHGLLVKHQLDPAEFR, encoded by the coding sequence ATGATCGTGGATAGGGCGGTGCGGATTCTGGTGGCCGATGACGAGCCGCTGTTTCTCAGGACCACGGTGTCCCTGCTCGAGAAAGCCGGGTTTGAGTGCCGTGGCGCTCCTCATGGACATGCGGCCCTCGAGATGCTTCAGCGTGAGAAGTTCGATCTCATCCTCTCCGACCTCGACATGCCGGGAAACTCGCAGCTCGAGGTGCTGCATCGCAGCCGTGAAACCTGGCCCGATATCCCGCTGGTGGTCATCACGGGGGCGCCGTCGCTTCCTTCAGCCATTGAGAGTCTGCGGCTGGGGATCGCGGACTACCTCCTCAAACCGGTGAAATACGACGACCTCCTCCAGGTCGTCCGCAAGGCCCTCACGAACTCCGCTGCGAATCAAACCCCGGTTCCCAAGAACACGCCCGCCGACAGTGCAAGGTCGAAGTCGATTGGGTTGATCGGCGAGTGCCCGCCAATGCTCGCGGTTCGTGAAATGATCGAGCGTTCCGCAGCCAGCGACGCGAACGTCCTGATCACGGGACCGAGCGGCACCGGGAAGGAACTGGTCGCGGAGTCGATCCACCGTCAGAGCCGTCGCAGCGGCCGGCCGTTCCAGGTCGTCGATTGCACGGCCATCCCGGAATCCTTGTTCGAGTCGGTGCTCTTCGGCCACGCGCGGGGAGCGTTCACGGGCGCCGTTCGCGACCAGCCCGGCCTGCTGCTCAATGCCGACGGCGGCACCGTGTTCCTCGACGAGATCGGAGAACTCCCGGCGGTGCAGCAGGCCAAGCTCCTCCGCGTGATTCAGACCCAGTCGTTCACACCGGTCGGAATGGCGCAGCAGCGGCAGGTCGATGTCAGGTTCCTGTGTGCCACCAATGTCGATCTCGACGCCGAGGTCGACGCCGGGCGGTTCCGCGGAGACCTGTTCTATCGCCTGGCCGTGATCCACATCGAGATGCCGTCGCTGAAGGCGCGGGGGGACGACGTCGTGCGTCTCGCCGAGCATTTCCTGGTGACGCTGCGCCCCGAATGCTCGCCCGTGCGCGGCTTCTCTCCCGAGGTGATCGCGCTGTTCCGGGAGTACAACTGGCCGGGAAACGTGCGGGAACTCAGGAACGCCGTCGAACGGGGACACGCGCTCTGCAAGGGGACAGCCATCGTTCCCGAGGATCTCCCCCCTGCGATTCGGGAACGCACCCCGCCGTCGGCAACGTCGAACGAGTCGCGGGCCGAGGCGCTTCTTGAGGCTGAAAAGCATTACCTCATCGGGCTGCTCAAGGAGCAGAAGGGGAACATCGCGGGTTGCTCCCGTGCGGCCAAGGTGTCGAGGCAATGCCTGCATGGACTGCTTGTGAAGCACCAGCTCGACCCGGCCGAGTTTCGATAG
- a CDS encoding carboxypeptidase-like regulatory domain-containing protein: protein MPAPLTRLIPCLCVLTLLGCGEDDPLNRQAVSGKVTIDSSPVEFGSIEFNPTGPNGVMSGAMISQGEYHIPADKGLPPGEYLIRIYAPSEKTEVIEQAPGEMTRAAKELAPPEYNTKTTQKRTVEAGKDNVFDFAMPKAPGK from the coding sequence ATGCCGGCGCCTCTCACTCGACTGATTCCCTGCCTGTGCGTGCTGACGCTTCTCGGCTGCGGAGAAGATGATCCTCTCAATCGCCAGGCCGTGTCCGGAAAAGTCACCATCGATTCCAGTCCGGTCGAGTTCGGCTCGATCGAGTTCAACCCGACGGGGCCCAATGGAGTGATGTCGGGCGCCATGATTTCCCAGGGGGAGTATCACATCCCGGCCGACAAGGGACTCCCGCCCGGCGAGTATCTCATCCGGATTTACGCGCCCAGCGAGAAGACGGAAGTGATCGAACAGGCTCCCGGCGAAATGACACGCGCGGCGAAGGAACTGGCCCCGCCGGAGTACAACACCAAGACCACCCAGAAACGGACCGTCGAAGCCGGGAAAGACAACGTCTTCGATTTCGCAATGCCGAAAGCGCCGGGCAAGTAA
- a CDS encoding DUF1559 domain-containing protein has protein sequence MAASRRHGFTLIELLVVIAIIAILIALLLPAVQQAREAARRTQCKNNLKQLGLAMHNYHDVHNGLPVGQYGCCWGTWMVSVLPFVEQGPLFNAYEHNRKYGTTLGPADDARYSSPVNRTVVQTRLAVYTCPSDTPGIYSTNNYTKHNYLVNFGTTSQVQTPTLNGVQWRGAPFIRNSDSPLSSGAARNQSFRDLSDGLSSTLLLSEGLQGVGNDLRGLGWWAGATQFSTYLGPNSNLPDSLSSNCTTDTNRPQMNLPCVATTTANPAMLAARSRHVGGVHVTLGDGSSRFISQNLDIGVWRSLSTSQGGEVVGEF, from the coding sequence ATGGCTGCTTCTCGACGGCACGGCTTTACGCTGATTGAGCTCCTCGTGGTGATCGCGATCATCGCAATCCTGATTGCGCTGCTGCTGCCCGCCGTGCAGCAGGCGCGCGAAGCGGCGCGGCGCACGCAGTGCAAAAACAACCTGAAGCAGCTCGGTCTGGCGATGCACAACTACCACGATGTGCACAACGGCCTGCCGGTCGGCCAGTATGGCTGCTGCTGGGGAACCTGGATGGTCTCCGTACTCCCGTTCGTCGAGCAGGGACCGCTGTTCAACGCCTACGAACACAACCGCAAGTATGGCACGACCCTCGGCCCGGCCGACGACGCCCGCTACAGCAGCCCCGTGAATCGGACAGTCGTTCAGACGCGGCTCGCGGTTTACACGTGCCCCAGCGACACCCCGGGAATCTACAGCACGAACAACTACACCAAGCACAATTATCTCGTGAACTTCGGCACGACATCGCAGGTGCAGACGCCGACCCTGAATGGCGTTCAGTGGCGTGGTGCCCCCTTCATTCGCAACTCCGACAGCCCGCTCTCCTCGGGCGCCGCGCGCAATCAGAGCTTTCGCGACCTGAGTGACGGATTGAGCTCGACTCTGCTGCTCTCGGAAGGGCTTCAGGGAGTCGGGAATGATCTCCGCGGCCTCGGCTGGTGGGCCGGCGCCACGCAGTTCAGCACGTACCTCGGGCCGAACAGCAACCTGCCCGATTCGCTCTCCAGCAACTGCACGACGGACACCAACCGGCCGCAGATGAATCTCCCCTGCGTGGCAACGACCACGGCCAATCCTGCGATGCTGGCCGCTCGTAGCCGGCACGTCGGCGGCGTTCATGTGACGCTGGGCGATGGCTCGTCCCGCTTCATTTCCCAGAACCTCGACATCGGCGTCTGGAGGTCTCTCAGCACCTCCCAGGGGGGCGAGGTCGTCGGAGAATTCTGA